The Nostoc sp. 'Peltigera membranacea cyanobiont' N6 genome contains the following window.
TAAGGTTTAGCCCATTCTGAATTCCGACTCCTGAATTCTTTTTTATTATTTAAACTCTTCTAGTTGATCTACACGTAACCAAACGTTTGGTGTCGGCACTTTCCCGAACTTAATCAGGGCGTAATCACCTTTGACATCTAGAATTTCGCCCTTGGTTTCAAACAAATAAGAAGGAAAGCGAGTATCACTGGCTTTTGCTTCCAAACTGTTTTCCAGTTTCTCGCGGATCGCGCGAACCATATCTCCCTTTTTAACTGCCATGAATTCTCCTTTCAAATTTATAGACTGTTTTATCTGCATTTTAGGAGAGTTCCGAATTAGAAATAAAAATTCTTGTACAGACGCGATTAATCGCGTCTCCCAACTCCCCCTAACGTTTGACACTGTAGGCAAAAATGACTAG
Protein-coding sequences here:
- a CDS encoding NAD(P)H-quinone oxidoreductase subunit O — translated: MAVKKGDMVRAIREKLENSLEAKASDTRFPSYLFETKGEILDVKGDYALIKFGKVPTPNVWLRVDQLEEFK